From one Butyricimonas faecihominis genomic stretch:
- a CDS encoding DUF4369 domain-containing protein — MKQVVLFILLSIMAHAASAQKYSFTLKGDIINVKDGKVCLYSPVDSVRALLTTDMKDGLFTLAGELDEPGLYTLDVAGARFAIVLDGREMMLYGDYLEPDTKLLKGSDAVKTRLALDQLHYESFDMVVNEGLGKYYEMIENEQIEEAEGFIGQVIRDASANWRTHLLEFVKTHPDDLYVPVRLMEEVKKASEWGKKAYEALTPKIQASQPGRLLKEMLK, encoded by the coding sequence ATGAAACAAGTTGTATTATTTATATTATTGAGCATTATGGCACATGCCGCTTCGGCTCAGAAGTATTCTTTCACACTGAAAGGAGATATTATAAATGTGAAGGATGGCAAGGTTTGTTTGTATTCTCCAGTAGATAGTGTACGAGCGTTATTGACGACGGATATGAAGGACGGGTTATTCACGCTTGCGGGAGAGTTGGATGAGCCCGGACTTTATACGTTGGATGTGGCGGGAGCTCGATTTGCGATTGTGCTGGATGGCAGGGAGATGATGCTTTACGGTGATTATCTGGAACCGGATACCAAGTTATTGAAAGGCTCGGATGCCGTGAAAACTCGTTTGGCATTGGATCAATTGCACTACGAGAGTTTTGATATGGTGGTGAATGAGGGATTGGGGAAATATTATGAAATGATAGAAAACGAGCAAATCGAGGAGGCTGAGGGGTTCATTGGGCAGGTAATTCGGGATGCTAGTGCAAATTGGCGAACTCATCTTTTAGAGTTTGTGAAAACACATCCGGACGATTTGTATGTTCCCGTGCGGCTGATGGAGGAGGTGAAAAAAGCTTCTGAATGGGGGAAGAAAGCATATGAGGCCTTGACCCCAAAGATACAGGCTAGCCAGCCGGGAAGATTGTTGAAGGAAATGCTGAAATAA
- a CDS encoding SusC/RagA family TonB-linked outer membrane protein → MKKNLYACMDRHRKVMKLILMMKATFILSVLFALQVHAGVYSQQVRLSMTWEEASIKQIISEIKKNSEFSFVYSDADIAGVKCKNVSFKDETVESILAICLKGTGLNFAIEEKTIVIWKGNPVKQIVEKEWVLKGLVVDEKGQPLPGATVILKGTALGVVTDTAGIFKIALPDGDKHVLVVSFVGMKSREIVVTPDVKSVNVTMEEDVESLDDVVVTGYMKRSKSSYAGAVQTMKSDDLVATGATSLIESLKGLVPGVEVRQSGLIGRNPTIKIRGCNRLEESTITGTSAPLFVIDGFIMNDMSCYNMLNPKDIETMTVLKDAEAMALYGSRGANGVIVIETKKGKSDQFQVKVDAMYGVVDLGKQLDFMSPRETLEWERLLYVNYYNEYYDDKITVDGEKALKFRPDSMLENTTDWFDEALGGSSTTDISLSASGGNARTKFFIQGSYTHQAGIIKKNDMDRFGLTANLQHRANDRVSFSFNTSAYRTETKNTNAADRLYEGIQKMSPLTGAYDPETGELLDGTQDQFEENEGNPLFDYSVNHDEDVNYRFSGGLTADIQLLPFLNWNSQLGYEVTNTSSTFFEDPRTKHDQYFSQLGSLSETSSKRNSFSWRSMLSVNKFWENHSLTGFASVEYQYEDYDYTNIRGEFEESLLIENLASIDKGEPKKDMSKSNFMGIVFQAEYGYKGKYYVSGSVRTDGSSRFGGNNKWGTFGSVGLAYNMKNESFMENVGWLDILKLRATYGKVGNANFGSSFSHYTVYKNGSYNYADKYPTYSMDHYKNEDLKWEMTDVYNVGVDFGFFGDRLSGNIDYYYKKTTGLLETFYLPLSAGIDSQMQNTASVQNQGLEVFVQSQNIRRAFRWSTNFNISLNRNKVLKLRNGVDEIEDFTFYAKVGKTMECYFIPEWAGVDPETGGPLWYDTGGNTTTDYYSAQKVFVSREDKYRGGLNNFFSWNGINLGVNIIFANTTMMDNLAQGYTDSDGANFGGVYLKDAAKGYWQKPGDVVSRPKPMRYGNNDSNQSSTRYIISGFFARIQSMNLSYDLPEKWMGKILKSATVYFRGNNLWYIYSDHPNLDPDAKSGMLSILSNGVSVPAGRNYQFGINLVF, encoded by the coding sequence ATGAAAAAAAATCTTTATGCCTGCATGGACAGGCATAGAAAAGTAATGAAGCTTATTTTAATGATGAAGGCGACGTTTATTTTATCGGTTTTGTTTGCGCTGCAAGTACACGCCGGGGTTTATTCCCAGCAGGTACGGTTGAGCATGACGTGGGAAGAAGCGTCAATCAAGCAAATTATTAGTGAGATTAAGAAAAATTCTGAATTCAGTTTCGTGTATAGCGATGCGGATATTGCTGGAGTAAAGTGCAAAAATGTTTCTTTTAAAGACGAGACGGTGGAGAGTATTCTGGCCATTTGTTTGAAAGGAACGGGATTGAATTTTGCCATTGAGGAGAAAACGATCGTGATTTGGAAAGGAAATCCCGTGAAGCAGATCGTGGAAAAAGAATGGGTGTTGAAAGGGTTGGTCGTTGATGAAAAAGGACAACCACTTCCCGGGGCAACGGTAATCCTGAAAGGTACGGCTTTAGGGGTTGTCACGGATACGGCCGGGATATTTAAAATTGCATTACCGGACGGAGACAAGCATGTACTGGTGGTTTCTTTCGTGGGGATGAAATCACGTGAGATCGTGGTGACTCCGGATGTTAAGTCTGTGAACGTGACGATGGAAGAGGACGTGGAAAGTTTGGATGACGTGGTGGTAACAGGATATATGAAACGTTCAAAATCTTCTTATGCCGGGGCCGTACAGACGATGAAATCCGATGATTTGGTTGCTACGGGTGCGACCAGTTTGATCGAGAGTTTAAAGGGATTGGTTCCGGGAGTGGAGGTTCGACAATCCGGGTTGATCGGACGAAATCCGACAATAAAAATTCGGGGATGTAATCGTTTGGAAGAGAGTACTATTACCGGAACTTCAGCACCATTATTCGTAATTGACGGTTTTATCATGAATGATATGTCCTGTTATAATATGTTGAACCCGAAAGATATCGAGACGATGACCGTGTTGAAGGATGCCGAGGCAATGGCATTGTACGGGTCACGTGGGGCGAACGGGGTAATCGTGATCGAGACGAAAAAGGGCAAGAGTGATCAGTTTCAAGTGAAGGTAGATGCTATGTATGGCGTGGTGGATTTAGGTAAACAACTTGATTTCATGTCTCCGCGGGAGACATTGGAATGGGAACGGTTGTTGTACGTGAATTATTACAACGAGTACTACGATGATAAGATTACAGTGGATGGAGAAAAGGCATTGAAATTCAGACCTGATAGTATGTTAGAGAATACAACAGATTGGTTTGATGAGGCTTTGGGAGGCAGTTCGACAACGGATATTAGCTTGTCAGCATCCGGGGGAAATGCACGAACAAAATTCTTTATTCAAGGATCATACACGCATCAGGCGGGAATAATTAAAAAGAATGATATGGATCGTTTCGGGTTGACGGCAAACCTGCAGCATCGGGCGAATGATCGAGTGAGTTTTTCATTTAACACGAGTGCCTACCGTACGGAGACCAAGAATACGAATGCTGCCGATCGTTTATACGAGGGAATTCAGAAAATGTCTCCTTTGACGGGCGCTTATGATCCGGAGACCGGGGAATTACTGGATGGCACGCAGGATCAGTTTGAAGAGAATGAAGGGAATCCTTTATTTGATTATTCCGTGAATCATGACGAGGATGTGAATTATCGTTTTTCGGGAGGCTTGACGGCAGATATACAATTATTGCCTTTTTTGAACTGGAACTCACAGTTGGGATATGAGGTGACGAATACATCCAGCACGTTCTTTGAAGATCCGAGAACGAAACATGACCAGTATTTTTCGCAATTAGGTTCATTGTCTGAAACCTCTTCCAAACGAAATAGTTTTTCTTGGAGAAGTATGTTGAGTGTGAACAAGTTTTGGGAAAATCATTCTTTGACAGGGTTCGCATCCGTGGAGTATCAATACGAGGATTACGATTACACGAATATTAGAGGAGAGTTTGAGGAGTCGTTGCTGATTGAAAATTTGGCATCAATTGATAAAGGGGAGCCGAAAAAAGATATGAGTAAATCTAATTTCATGGGAATTGTGTTCCAAGCGGAATACGGATATAAGGGGAAATATTATGTTTCCGGAAGTGTGCGTACGGATGGTTCTTCTCGTTTCGGGGGAAATAATAAATGGGGTACATTCGGTTCCGTGGGGTTAGCTTACAATATGAAGAACGAGTCTTTTATGGAGAACGTGGGGTGGTTGGATATTTTGAAATTGAGAGCTACTTACGGTAAGGTGGGAAATGCTAATTTCGGTAGTTCCTTCTCGCATTACACGGTATATAAAAATGGATCTTATAATTATGCGGATAAGTACCCGACTTATTCCATGGATCACTATAAAAACGAGGATTTGAAATGGGAAATGACCGACGTGTATAACGTGGGGGTGGATTTCGGATTCTTTGGAGACCGTTTGTCCGGAAATATTGATTACTATTACAAGAAAACGACCGGGTTGTTGGAAACGTTTTATTTACCTCTTTCCGCGGGGATAGATAGCCAGATGCAAAATACGGCAAGCGTGCAGAATCAAGGGTTGGAGGTTTTCGTGCAATCCCAGAATATCCGGAGAGCATTCCGTTGGTCCACGAATTTCAATATCAGTTTGAATCGGAACAAGGTGTTGAAGTTACGGAATGGGGTTGACGAGATCGAGGATTTCACGTTCTATGCTAAGGTGGGAAAGACGATGGAGTGCTATTTTATTCCGGAATGGGCCGGGGTGGATCCGGAGACGGGAGGTCCGTTATGGTACGACACAGGGGGGAACACGACAACGGATTATTATTCTGCTCAAAAGGTGTTTGTTTCCCGTGAAGACAAATATCGGGGAGGTTTGAACAATTTCTTCTCTTGGAATGGCATAAATCTGGGCGTGAATATTATATTCGCTAACACGACGATGATGGACAACTTGGCTCAGGGGTACACGGATTCTGACGGAGCTAATTTTGGTGGTGTTTATTTGAAAGATGCGGCGAAGGGATATTGGCAGAAACCGGGGGATGTGGTTTCCCGTCCGAAGCCGATGCGTTACGGGAATAATGATTCTAATCAGAGTTCCACGCGTTATATTATCAGTGGTTTCTTCGCCCGTATTCAATCCATGAACTTGTCTTATGATTTGCCGGAGAAGTGGATGGGCAAAATATTGAAGTCCGCGACCGTTTATTTCAGGGGGAATAATTTATGGTACATTTATTCCGATCATCCGAATTTGGACCCGGATGCAAAATCAGGAATGTTGTCTATTCTCTCGAATGGGGTGTCCGTGCCGGCAGGGAGGAATTACCAGTTTGGAATTAATTTAGTGTTTTAG
- a CDS encoding protein-disulfide reductase DsbD domain-containing protein has protein sequence MKKWICLAVLCLMGVVLQAQEHVALNAKEVMKIMKSMNYTNHQHVRIYACSDLESVKEGDVVKVGIYFSIEEGWNIYDNNPEGHGYLPTRVEWNVPEGCKVEKVEWQKPVKLSEGMDKMGYFHGCFVVVTIRVEKLPKTAFEVVADCEWQMCDDRQCIHKKGTATVRIANEGTKKTEFYGILKKW, from the coding sequence ATGAAAAAATGGATTTGTTTGGCGGTATTATGCTTGATGGGTGTGGTGCTGCAAGCACAAGAACACGTGGCTTTGAATGCCAAGGAGGTGATGAAGATCATGAAATCAATGAATTATACCAATCACCAGCACGTGAGGATATATGCCTGTTCCGATTTGGAATCGGTGAAAGAGGGGGACGTGGTGAAAGTGGGGATTTATTTCAGTATTGAAGAGGGATGGAATATCTATGATAATAACCCGGAAGGACACGGGTATTTGCCCACGAGGGTGGAGTGGAACGTGCCGGAGGGATGTAAGGTTGAAAAAGTGGAATGGCAGAAACCGGTGAAGCTTTCCGAGGGTATGGATAAGATGGGGTATTTCCACGGTTGTTTCGTGGTGGTAACGATTCGGGTAGAGAAATTGCCGAAAACGGCTTTCGAGGTGGTGGCCGATTGCGAGTGGCAAATGTGTGACGATCGTCAATGTATTCACAAGAAGGGGACGGCTACCGTGAGAATTGCTAATGAAGGGACGAAAAAGACAGAGTTTTACGGGATATTGAAAAAATGGTGA
- a CDS encoding FecR family protein, whose product MEKSNDESLEWTLIKRSLTEELTTEERLQLETWLNESSAHRRYYDRIVGFDPSEGVSGLSGEQCEEELAQYVTLIRKGKREQQKKHFIIFTRYAAVLFVLLTVGIYFWYQERGVSETSQKTMVLAVKGKVQPILVTEEGTRIELEQQGGLLQKISDGRITSEENAIVYNQPTGGKGQAVAGLHTLIIPRGGEYRVTLADGTIVWLNAETEFSYPVSFTDSLRAVKLKGEAYFEVAKDAKPFEVQVNDVYVRVYGTHFNVNGYDNERVQTVLLSGSVGVSSLKNPSVEQMIRPNEMVEVNVSTGVCEVKTVDAAAYVAWKEGYFSFEQETLEQIMAKLSRWYDVQVVFENEEVRTQRFTGRVDRNENFQGVLNLLQRTLLVKFKVEGNRIIVSK is encoded by the coding sequence ATGGAAAAATCAAACGATGAATCTTTGGAATGGACGTTGATCAAACGCAGTTTGACAGAGGAATTGACCACGGAGGAAAGGTTACAATTAGAAACGTGGTTGAATGAGTCTTCCGCTCACCGGAGATATTATGATCGGATTGTCGGTTTTGATCCTTCAGAGGGCGTGTCCGGATTGTCAGGAGAGCAATGCGAGGAAGAGCTTGCCCAATATGTAACATTGATCCGGAAAGGAAAACGGGAGCAACAGAAAAAGCATTTCATCATTTTCACGAGATATGCGGCTGTGTTATTTGTTCTGTTGACCGTGGGGATTTATTTTTGGTATCAAGAAAGAGGTGTGTCGGAAACATCTCAGAAAACGATGGTGTTGGCTGTAAAGGGAAAGGTCCAACCGATTTTGGTGACGGAGGAAGGAACACGCATTGAGTTGGAGCAGCAGGGAGGTTTATTGCAGAAGATTTCAGACGGAAGGATTACTTCAGAGGAGAACGCGATTGTTTACAACCAGCCGACCGGGGGAAAAGGACAAGCTGTGGCAGGACTGCATACATTGATAATCCCGCGGGGGGGAGAATATCGAGTGACGCTGGCGGACGGGACGATCGTGTGGTTGAACGCTGAGACGGAGTTCAGTTATCCGGTAAGTTTCACGGATTCGCTTCGGGCGGTGAAGTTGAAAGGTGAGGCTTATTTTGAGGTGGCTAAAGATGCAAAACCTTTTGAAGTACAGGTGAATGACGTGTACGTGAGAGTTTACGGAACTCATTTTAATGTGAACGGGTACGATAATGAGCGGGTTCAAACGGTTTTGCTGAGTGGAAGCGTGGGGGTAAGTTCTTTAAAAAATCCGAGTGTGGAGCAGATGATTCGGCCGAATGAGATGGTGGAAGTAAATGTATCCACGGGAGTGTGTGAAGTGAAGACCGTGGATGCGGCCGCATATGTTGCTTGGAAAGAGGGGTATTTTTCTTTTGAGCAAGAGACTTTGGAACAGATTATGGCAAAGTTGAGTCGTTGGTACGATGTACAGGTGGTGTTTGAGAACGAGGAGGTTAGAACACAACGTTTCACCGGACGGGTGGATCGAAATGAAAACTTTCAGGGGGTGTTGAACTTGTTGCAACGAACTCTTTTGGTGAAATTCAAGGTTGAAGGAAATAGAATTATAGTTTCTAAATAG
- a CDS encoding RNA polymerase sigma factor has translation MDSNDVLLVRQLKDRKEEAYVFLFRQYYNRLYRFAAHYLCDPDAAHDIVQGLFADIFEKSAELNITTSVKSYLFMATRNRCLSFLRSLNIKDSYNQNLLEAHLYSDTVDAIENSSLLEELQVVVDRMPPKMKEVFRLRVIEVYKFKEIAEELGITENNAKVQMNGAIRMIREKLPDLKKRLFFLIIW, from the coding sequence ATGGATTCAAATGATGTGTTGCTGGTGAGACAATTGAAGGACAGGAAAGAAGAAGCTTATGTTTTCCTGTTTAGGCAATATTATAATCGTTTGTATCGTTTTGCTGCCCATTATTTATGTGATCCGGATGCAGCTCATGATATAGTGCAAGGGTTGTTTGCGGATATTTTCGAGAAGAGTGCGGAATTGAATATCACTACCTCGGTGAAGTCTTATCTTTTCATGGCAACTCGCAATCGTTGTCTGAGTTTTTTGAGAAGTTTGAATATCAAGGATTCGTATAATCAGAATTTGTTGGAGGCTCATCTTTATTCGGATACGGTGGATGCGATAGAGAATTCTTCGCTACTCGAAGAGTTGCAGGTCGTGGTGGATAGGATGCCTCCTAAGATGAAGGAAGTTTTTCGTTTGCGGGTGATTGAGGTTTATAAATTCAAAGAGATTGCCGAGGAATTGGGGATTACGGAGAATAATGCCAAGGTGCAGATGAATGGTGCGATTCGTATGATCCGTGAGAAATTGCCAGATCTGAAAAAGCGTTTGTTCTTTTTGATAATCTGGTAG
- a CDS encoding TlpA family protein disulfide reductase: protein MMMMRLLISLLLIGLIACAEQPKGFTFKLRGDFINVDTATVNVLSPEDEVLLSTRMKDGKFVLQGTLPGPGYYAIDMGNQRKVKVMLDAPDMYWPSDYNMVDARYVKNSPGTKSMLDILGVVRETYEIPTRALYDEYYEKVGSRNLSPEQEAELEKLAGQKFIERGETILAYVKEHANDLYMPVFIEDQLSEYDYDWGKRGYDLLSPEIQASQPGRLLKEKLDNLSHTVVGATFPTFAVQDAKGNMVDLKFGDGKVYVIDFWASWCGPCRAMMQQLKELYKTYAGQSVDFISISLDYTEKAWLPAHEEEQIPWGSYWLKENFKSMIAEQLGIEAIPFIVVVDQKGRIAGKNLRDQKLIDKVNELLK from the coding sequence ATGATGATGATGAGATTACTGATAAGTTTGTTATTAATAGGGTTAATTGCGTGTGCGGAACAACCCAAAGGATTTACTTTTAAGTTGAGAGGGGATTTTATCAATGTAGATACGGCAACCGTGAACGTGCTTTCCCCGGAAGATGAAGTGTTGCTGTCAACAAGAATGAAAGACGGAAAATTTGTGTTACAAGGAACTCTTCCCGGCCCGGGATATTATGCTATCGATATGGGAAATCAACGGAAAGTGAAAGTCATGTTGGATGCACCGGATATGTATTGGCCGTCGGATTATAATATGGTAGATGCGAGATATGTAAAAAATTCTCCGGGAACGAAGAGTATGTTGGATATATTGGGGGTAGTTCGGGAGACGTACGAGATACCGACGAGGGCTCTTTATGATGAGTATTACGAAAAGGTTGGGAGCCGGAATTTATCTCCGGAGCAAGAGGCCGAGTTGGAAAAGCTTGCCGGACAGAAATTTATTGAACGTGGAGAGACGATTCTGGCTTACGTGAAAGAGCATGCAAATGATTTGTATATGCCTGTATTTATAGAAGATCAGTTGTCCGAGTACGATTACGATTGGGGGAAGAGAGGGTATGATTTGTTGAGCCCGGAGATACAGGCTAGCCAGCCGGGACGGTTACTGAAGGAAAAACTTGATAACTTATCACATACTGTCGTGGGTGCGACGTTTCCTACATTTGCCGTTCAGGATGCCAAAGGGAACATGGTGGACTTGAAATTTGGAGACGGGAAGGTGTACGTGATTGATTTCTGGGCTTCTTGGTGTGGTCCATGCCGTGCCATGATGCAACAGTTGAAAGAGCTGTACAAGACGTATGCCGGACAATCGGTTGATTTTATCAGTATCTCGTTGGATTACACGGAGAAGGCTTGGCTCCCGGCACACGAGGAAGAACAAATTCCTTGGGGAAGTTATTGGTTGAAAGAGAATTTTAAATCGATGATTGCCGAACAATTGGGGATTGAGGCGATTCCTTTTATTGTGGTGGTGGATCAGAAAGGCCGGATTGCCGGGAAGAATTTGAGAGATCAGAAGTTAATCGATAAGGTGAATGAATTGTTGAAATAA
- a CDS encoding FG-GAP repeat domain-containing protein, which produces MKYVLSLVVLVCIGWHSGYGQAKYEKYFSRYEILHMSDSSVLKINTGSCGATFYDMNGDGKDDLVVGEFGEVLCPGQDPKEKKPFVQGRCRVYLNYGTKECPVYKDFKWLETNGQPLYVPITCCVPMVPAFADIDGDGVDELFSGCYPGDIYMWKKGANGEYVDQVIIKLADGKPINIGNASTVFPGDVDGDGKIDLLIAGLYDGLFWARNTGTKEVFRFEKVERMNCNLGEEKIGVNHAVLYDWDGDGKLDIVFGAGYGGNVSWCRNLGDGTYAEPEILVERPEEVSAGLEPGQGHGDKPKICIYDYDGDGKEDLVLATEVWENTGCEMTPDLFEKLIKDERWVKPRKTLDALVKKMRKYTDNIPENSYTEPDSRIPKDLYEKWLAANNEYDGLMQRIMNELTGGSTNLNGIIWVYYRK; this is translated from the coding sequence ATGAAGTATGTTTTAAGTTTAGTTGTACTGGTATGTATTGGGTGGCATTCCGGTTACGGGCAGGCGAAATACGAGAAGTATTTTTCCCGGTACGAGATATTACACATGTCAGATTCTTCCGTGTTGAAGATTAACACGGGAAGTTGTGGTGCCACGTTTTATGATATGAATGGGGATGGAAAGGATGATCTGGTTGTCGGGGAATTTGGAGAGGTTTTGTGTCCGGGACAAGATCCTAAGGAAAAGAAACCTTTCGTGCAGGGGCGTTGCCGGGTGTATTTGAATTACGGGACAAAAGAATGCCCTGTGTATAAGGATTTCAAATGGCTGGAGACGAACGGTCAACCGTTGTACGTGCCGATCACGTGTTGCGTACCCATGGTTCCGGCTTTTGCAGATATTGACGGGGATGGCGTGGATGAATTGTTTTCTGGATGTTATCCCGGGGATATTTATATGTGGAAAAAGGGTGCTAATGGCGAATATGTAGATCAGGTAATTATCAAGTTGGCGGATGGGAAACCAATTAATATCGGGAATGCCTCAACGGTGTTTCCGGGAGATGTGGATGGTGACGGGAAAATTGATTTATTGATTGCCGGTTTATACGATGGTTTATTTTGGGCTCGTAACACGGGAACGAAAGAAGTCTTTCGTTTTGAGAAGGTTGAACGGATGAATTGCAATTTAGGTGAAGAAAAGATTGGAGTGAATCATGCCGTGTTGTATGATTGGGATGGTGACGGGAAGTTGGATATCGTGTTCGGGGCCGGTTATGGCGGAAACGTGAGCTGGTGTCGAAATCTGGGTGACGGGACGTATGCAGAGCCGGAAATATTGGTTGAGCGTCCAGAAGAGGTGAGTGCTGGGCTGGAACCGGGCCAAGGGCATGGTGATAAGCCGAAGATTTGTATTTACGATTATGACGGTGATGGGAAGGAGGATTTGGTGTTGGCAACGGAAGTATGGGAGAACACTGGATGTGAGATGACTCCGGATTTGTTTGAAAAGTTGATAAAGGATGAGCGTTGGGTGAAACCGAGGAAAACGTTGGATGCGCTGGTGAAAAAGATGCGAAAGTACACGGATAATATTCCTGAAAATAGTTATACGGAACCGGATAGTCGAATCCCGAAGGATTTATACGAAAAGTGGCTGGCTGCGAATAACGAGTACGACGGTTTAATGCAACGGATCATGAATGAGTTGACCGGTGGAAGTACGAATTTGAATGGTATTATTTGGGTTTATTATAGGAAATAG
- a CDS encoding RagB/SusD family nutrient uptake outer membrane protein has protein sequence MKRLIYYMMLLALGAGCDMTLLPETEITEEDILKNVIDVRKTFIAAYELHDAISAKIDCDRGLADDIIPAYESADQAIDFYEMDASGMYKNQNVSSLYGGFYESIAICNQTLNLLDKCVITDTVLWRQVRGEALALRAFDHFSLVNYFGRPYYDQPETNLGIVLKTKFDLGEAARTSVKTVYDTIVSDLNRARDLMTLEEDGPARFTADGATALLSRVYLFMNDWDMVVEEASKLIGKYEFPSDPAGQFEEINGEGEIFTLDFSYYSSGFYYPYGQPAGQFKDIFHDGDYRFDSYIVEDIDFALDENGDYMFDDEGNLVLIEISKFDKIRLTYKALRIAEVYLNRAEAYCELGEYDLARADLLEVASRSGADVTYVNTLTGDALLEEILMERHRELAGEGHRASDLLRKGLPVVRYYTEEDTWTEEPVQTIAADNFSRILPIPHQECYLNTKVQQNPGYPRDTKL, from the coding sequence ATGAAACGATTGATATATTACATGATGTTGCTGGCCTTAGGGGCGGGATGTGACATGACATTATTGCCGGAAACAGAGATCACGGAGGAAGATATTTTGAAGAATGTGATTGATGTACGAAAGACTTTTATAGCTGCTTACGAGTTGCATGATGCGATTAGTGCCAAAATTGATTGTGATCGGGGATTGGCTGATGATATAATTCCGGCTTACGAATCTGCAGATCAGGCCATTGATTTTTATGAGATGGATGCAAGTGGTATGTACAAGAATCAGAATGTGAGTTCACTGTATGGCGGTTTTTATGAATCTATTGCCATTTGTAATCAAACATTGAACTTGTTGGATAAATGTGTCATTACGGACACGGTGTTGTGGAGACAGGTACGGGGAGAGGCCTTAGCGTTAAGAGCGTTTGACCATTTTTCACTGGTAAATTATTTCGGTCGTCCGTATTACGATCAGCCGGAGACGAATCTGGGAATTGTGTTGAAAACAAAATTTGATTTGGGAGAGGCTGCCCGTACGAGCGTGAAGACCGTGTACGACACGATCGTGAGCGACTTGAACCGAGCTCGTGATTTGATGACGTTGGAGGAGGATGGACCGGCTCGTTTCACAGCAGATGGTGCCACGGCTCTTTTGAGCCGGGTGTACCTTTTTATGAATGATTGGGATATGGTGGTTGAAGAGGCTAGTAAACTGATTGGTAAATATGAATTCCCTTCAGATCCTGCTGGACAATTTGAGGAAATTAATGGTGAAGGAGAGATTTTTACGTTGGATTTCTCGTACTATTCATCCGGATTTTACTACCCTTACGGACAACCAGCCGGACAGTTTAAAGATATTTTCCATGATGGAGATTATCGTTTTGATAGTTATATTGTCGAAGATATTGATTTTGCCTTGGATGAAAATGGTGATTATATGTTTGATGATGAGGGGAATCTCGTATTAATAGAGATTTCTAAATTTGATAAGATCCGGTTGACCTATAAAGCATTACGAATTGCAGAAGTGTATCTGAACCGGGCGGAGGCCTATTGTGAGTTAGGAGAATATGATCTGGCACGGGCAGATTTGTTGGAAGTGGCTAGTCGTTCCGGGGCAGACGTGACCTATGTGAATACTCTTACCGGAGATGCTTTGTTAGAGGAAATTTTGATGGAACGCCATCGGGAATTGGCCGGAGAAGGGCATCGTGCTTCTGATTTACTGCGGAAAGGATTGCCTGTTGTCCGGTATTATACGGAAGAGGATACTTGGACGGAAGAGCCGGTTCAGACGATTGCGGCGGACAATTTTAGTCGGATTTTACCGATCCCTCATCAAGAATGTTATTTGAACACGAAAGTGCAACAAAATCCGGGGTACCCGAGGGACACGAAGTTGTGA